TACCTAAAGGTCATTTTGGAGGTACacagtgtttttttttgtcaaacagTGTTTTATTTAACCCACAAATCATTCATTTTGGAGTAGTTTACACCAATCCTACATCGCCTTGTAAATCAACTCTTTGGGCTAATATGTTCTGCCTCATTAGTTTATGTCATCTATCTTATAATAATGTCACAAAGATTATGACTCCAAGAGTTGTTGGATGTCTCTTTTTGCACTAACTTCTGTGTATTGTGATTTGTGAGACTATGAGTATCATACAAATTACTCGCTACTAATCTTGAATTGACGCTCAAAATCCATTGAGATTGATTATCGCTTCACTAGACATCACTTTTAATGTGGAACCATCACTTTGCTCTTTGTTTTTTCCTCCGTTCTCAATGTTCATTCCGGTACGTGTTTTTATTCCTTAATTAGCAAACTTCCGATACTTCAAGTTCATGCTGTGACTCTGAGGTTGAGAGGGTGTGAGATTATATAGCTTTATCTAATTATTATATATGTTTTCAGGGTAATACAATCTTTTGCTTGTTGTGCTTTTATATTTGAAACCCTAACACACTtattctttcttcatcttctcccctTTAATTTGTTGTTTCTCTTAACAGGAAGCTGAAGGCAAGAAGACatcaattgaattaaaaaaattaaaaaaattcaagatCTTTCTCGCTTTTATTTCctcatgtaaccaaaaaaaaaaattaaatctttaTACGGACACATTTAGATTTCTCTTTGAATGTCAATTTAGATTTAGAGACTAAAAACAACTAGCTAAACACTGCTTTTCTTCTATAATTATAAGTGAAATCTTGtcaacggaaaaaaaaaatagaaaacgaacgAAGGACAGTAATTTTGTTTTCTTCACGTTTTTTTCTTAGAAAAAAACAGAGAATAAAATCCAACCCTGATTTTGAGCCTGTTTCTTTATTAGTTCATGCCTACAGCTCAACCTGAAAGTGGTAATTTGAATATGTAGAATTTAACTTGATAAGAAAACTGACAATAAAAAAGAGTTGAAATAGAACAAGAATTAAGCGTTTCATAATACATGCCAAAACTATGACTCAAGATATCCTTGGTACCTTTTCTTCCCCAATTAACCATCTTGTTAACCAACTTGGGTCATCAGCAAAGAATTTACAAGATGAGGGAATTATCCCAAGGTCGGCACCAACTTGGTCATACTCCTTTAGAGTGGCTTCCATTTCAGCTGCAATTGCAGCATCATTAACAATCTCAGAGGAACTCATTAGAGCATCCGCGTAGTGTTGCTCCCTCTCGGGATCATTTTGGAAAAGTTCCAAGGCAGGTCCCTGCATATGCCATGTGGGTGTAAAACTAAAACTGGATTTGACGGCATAAGATGCTGTAACAATGTAACATAATCGTTTGTTTATTTCTTTCTTACATTTCTTGCATATTAAGGgtggttttcttttcaaatatccAAAAGTGACTATTTATTACAAACTCAAAAAAACTCTTCAGAAAACATTCTTGGGTTATGTAGTAACTTGACGTAAAAGGTTGGGTCAGTCAGACAAATGCTAAGGGTAGATTTTAACATGAAGTGtatataaagaagaagaaacaccACGACTTGCaccaaaataaattaataaaggAAAGATAAGAAACCAACTAAACAAGCGGGTGCTTAAAGCTAAAGAAGATGTCTGAACATTTGTTTACTGTGCTTTATTTGAAGGAAGCATTGATTAGCAAATAGCGATGATACACACAACAATGTTGAGATTCAAAGTGGCGTAGGGATGCTCATTATTCATGTGAAAGACATACCTGACATAACTCAGCATAATGTTTATATATCTCACTGCTTTCATCTTGATCACCAAGGAGAGTACCTCCATACCAACCGTTGGCCTCGTCTACTGAGGTCATTGTAAAGTAcctagaaaaaaaatataaaaggaaaATCATATGTAAGCTTAACAAAATAAAGGCATCAAAAGAGAAGGGAAAAAACTTGACACAAGACTGTCTACAATGGTAATATGACAGAGACATGATTCTTAACCAACCAAAGAATGGAAGCCATAGACTAACAGAACTGTTATTTGGCATTTCTGAATATAGTAGATCCTAGAGATGAACTTATAAACTTTTAAAGGAAACTTCTTCACAATTTAAATCAACCTTAACATTGTTATTGCCAGTATTAATTGCGGAAAATTAATGAAGTTTGAACTTCGATGTAGCCATTTAAATTTGAGTATTAACAGCTATAGCTTTACTTAACAGATCAGGTCCAAATGCACAAGTTTGGTCTGATAATGTTAAGAAAGCCTGGATGGCATAGCTCAGCTCTATCTAAAGCTCACAAATCATAAtgcaatttaataaaaatacaaactGGTTAGTGATGGCCAATAAGAAAATGACCAAATGGAACACTGAATATCCAAGAACAAAATGGTGGGTGCATCAAAGTCTTGCAAGGATAATGCAAGTTTCAGATACAAACCTTTGGAAAACATCCTCTTCATTCATGTCATTACCAGAGGAAAGCCAATTCAAGTTGCAAAAGCCATTAGCATGAGATCCTTCAATTTCAGTTTCACGAGAAGCAACTTTTGCAGTAGAGGAACCTTCTTCATACTTTCTTTGGCCAAAAAGCCAATTTGGGCTTTTAAGCTGTATCTCACTGGACAGGATCAAAAGACAATCAGTGAATCAACAAAAATTACCTCAAGTTACCAAAAGAGTACATAATACTTTTTGCATCTCACAGCTAACACTTTGCCCACTATTTCGCACACAAAGAAAGCACACatggttggaacttggaaggttGGAATGAAGGAGGCACCTGACATTGTGACTTTGTGCAAGGAACTTACAATAGATATAGAAATGAAGAGTCTAAACCAACAAATATTTATAAGACAGAATCTCTCCACCAATCATTATAATGATTTTAACAAAATAGCCATTGGCTTCTTTGTATTAGATGTTGTTCAATGTCAACCAGAGTTGagtaaaaggaagaaaaatttcGTATAAATGCTATAAAAAGTTGATAGAACCCGTGATTCCATAGATATGAACAGAGTATATAATTGAATGGAAATAGAGCAGAGATGGACTACAAAAGAGAAAAGACCAGAGCCCAGGGCTCCTACCAGAGGGAAAACCCTCCTTCCAGAGAGAAAACACTCTCCCCACAAACTAAGCCATTATCAAGTCTACCTCACACTCACTCCCCCCTAACTCTAAATACCTGAGGGTCTGTTGACACTTCATCACTAATTCCCTTTCTCCCGAAACTGTCCCTATTTTCTGTCTTCTAGAACCTTCTTTACATATAACAAGCCTTTTTGACCCAAACAGCAGTTGACTATCATTGTTTACAAACCCAAGTGTGTCTACAGGCCCAAGTGTCCTATCAAAAGTGAAAAGTGTTAACGGGTGATTTAGTTAAAATCTGGAAAGGGGATAGATAGTTTGGTAAAGGGCTTTAATTGCAGGATCAAGGAAGAAGGGAGGCCTTAAAATTTAGATCTAAGCACTGAGAAAGGCAGTGTTATTAAAGTTCCAACCCATTGTGAAGGGGAAACCCTAGGAAGGAGAGTTCTCTCATTAGGTTCTTTGTAATTCAATAGAGAATACCAAAgcattctttttcctttttccttatctcTCTCTGAAAACTCAGAACCCGTTGCTGGGTTCATAACAGAAGTAAAATAATCAAACAGCAACATAGATTTAGGAAATTACGCTGCATCAGGTGCTACACCACTGTTTCCAGAACCACCACCTGGTTTCTGATCAAGCTCACTGCAAAGTCTTACATTCTTAATTGTACTACAGGTCTTCTCAATTAACTTGTCAAACGATGTCAACTTTATGCGCGAAAAGTCATCTCTACAAGCCGGTACAGGGGTGAAGACTATTCCAACTCTCCCAGAAGGCTTAAGATTTGGTTCAGAACTGCAAAATTCAGAAAGAAAACAAGACTGAGAAAGTATattaacaatatatatatatatatatatatatatatatcagcgATAGATTTAAATAGCAGTCATTAAGTAACAAGGAGgacttaccacttctcagggaTTAAATCATCCCCAATCCCCGATACATGGAGATAATAATCTGAATCAAGCTCCCAGAGAGCAGGTTTCCCTTCCTGTGGTTGGAAGTATCCTAAAAATCTGGCAATAGAATAACGCCATCAATTTTTAATTCTTGTTCAAGAAAAGATTTACCAGGGAACAGAATATCTAAACATATAAAGTTAGAAACATAAAATATCAAATCTTAATTAAAGATGAGCTATGAGTTCCTTCTACggaaggaaaagaaaattgTGAAGATAAAATAAGTGGAAAGAGGAGGTAGGAATAATACAGGTTTATTGCATCTTGTTTTTCACCATCCGTGTAAGCATTGCTATAGTATCGTTTTATGGATTTCAAGAACTCTCTTGATTGTGTTGTTGCTTTCCACTTTCCCTGCCTCTCTGGAAACACCTGTCATTCACGGAAAAAATATATCATAACAGCAGCAGAAGACGCAAATAAGAAATTAGATGTTTGTCCAACAGATAAGATGAATTTAGAGTAAAAAATAAGGCATACAGTGTTGTGAGCTGCAGAACCACCATACTGCTGGGCAAGAGCATCTCCCATACTTTGATACATATCCATTAGAGCTGCAGCAATACTACTATCAGGATCCACTTTCGGCACATCAGTCAAACCCATTGCATGGAGCTGTCGCCCTAAAGCTTGTAGACCGTAAGCATACTGGGCGACATTTGTACGGTCCAAGCAATCGATGCAGTTAGTACGAAGAACTCCACTCTGAAAATGTGGAGCTTCACTACTAAAATTATCTTTTTTGTTCTCATGGTTCATGTCAGTCTCTCGGTCTCGTTTAACCATAGAATTTAGAATTTCACTATTGCTTCCAATCCTTGCAAGATCCCCAGAACTAGCTCTCAGATCTCTCAGCGAAGTTTCCCTGTAAAAAAGACAATGAGTTGAAAATGTAAACAGAACTCACTCTTTCTTAAACATCATCTAGTTCTGTTAAAGTAAAACTTCAAAAATGTTCAGTAAAATAAGATTCCTCTGGAAATTGGAATTAAAAGCTTTTAGCTACTGGGCCTCATAGCTGAACTGATACTACTACTACCGGAACTAGCAGTTGTCAGCTACTATGCTTCATGGAACAATTGATGCCATTAGACTCGGTAGTAGTAGTGGCCTGTAGTACTACTACTCTGTTAGATAAGCATACATGTTTCAGTTATATCACATTTGATAGTAAGCTGAATAGTTAGCTTCACTTTTGTAACTGCAAGTTAGTTAAATCTAGACTCTAATTACACGCTGATTAGTGGGAAAAGACTTTGGTGGTTGTGTTTTTGCTATACAGTTATGATTCTACAAAAACTTATTTggggaaaaaaggaaaaactaaATTGTATGTCATGTAACAATTCCAATGATGGATATACCTTCCTGTGCTTGTTTGATTGCTCTTGT
This portion of the Lotus japonicus ecotype B-129 chromosome 3, LjGifu_v1.2 genome encodes:
- the LOC130748006 gene encoding phosphatidylinositol-3-phosphatase SAC1 isoform X2, with the translated sequence MSSNCENMNSNSSSVDPDSYALEKFKLYETRARFYLIGSDRNKRFFRVLKIDRSEPSDLNLSQDPVLYSPQEIKSLLQRIAEGNKATGGLSFVAKVFGIAGCIKFLESYYLILVTKRKQIGSVCGHAIYSIKESQFITIPHVSIQSDLAHSKTELSYLKRGVNDRGRVANDVETEQIVLDEEAGSCKGKMSSVVQMRGSIPLFWSQEASRFSPKPDIILQRYDPTYQATKLHFEDLAMRYGNPIIVLNLIKTVEKRPREMMLRREFANAVGYLNQILPVEHHLRFIHWDFHKFAKSKSANVLAVLGAVASEALDLTGFYYSGKPSIIKRANKSNQTSTGRETSLRDLRASSGDLARIGSNSEILNSMVKRDRETDMNHENKKDNFSSEAPHFQSGVLRTNCIDCLDRTNVAQYAYGLQALGRQLHAMGLTDVPKVDPDSSIAAALMDMYQSMGDALAQQYGGSAAHNTVFPERQGKWKATTQSREFLKSIKRYYSNAYTDGEKQDAINLFLGYFQPQEGKPALWELDSDYYLHVSGIGDDLIPEKCSEPNLKPSGRVGIVFTPVPACRDDFSRIKLTSFDKLIEKTCSTIKNVRLCSELDQKPGGGSGNSGVAPDAAEIQLKSPNWLFGQRKYEEGSSTAKVASRETEIEGSHANGFCNLNWLSSGNDMNEEDVFQRYFTMTSVDEANGWYGGTLLGDQDESSEIYKHYAELCQGPALELFQNDPEREQHYADALMSSSEIVNDAAIAAEMEATLKEYDQVGADLGIIPSSCKFFADDPSWLTRWLIGEEKVPRIS
- the LOC130748006 gene encoding phosphatidylinositol-3-phosphatase SAC1 isoform X1, whose product is MSSNCENMNSNSSSVDPDSYALEKFKLYETRARFYLIGSDRNKRFFRVLKIDRSEPSDLNLSQDPVLYSPQEIKSLLQRIAEGNKATGGLSFVAKVFGIAGCIKFLESYYLILVTKRKQIGSVCGHAIYSIKESQFITIPHVSIQSDLAHSKTELRYKKLLSSVDLTKDFFFSYTYPIMQSLQNNVLSNQQPGMPYDNIFVWNAYLTQPIRSRCNNTIWTIALVHGHFRQIRLSIFGRDFSVSLISRRSRHFAGTRYLKRGVNDRGRVANDVETEQIVLDEEAGSCKGKMSSVVQMRGSIPLFWSQEASRFSPKPDIILQRYDPTYQATKLHFEDLAMRYGNPIIVLNLIKTVEKRPREMMLRREFANAVGYLNQILPVEHHLRFIHWDFHKFAKSKSANVLAVLGAVASEALDLTGFYYSGKPSIIKRANKSNQTSTGRETSLRDLRASSGDLARIGSNSEILNSMVKRDRETDMNHENKKDNFSSEAPHFQSGVLRTNCIDCLDRTNVAQYAYGLQALGRQLHAMGLTDVPKVDPDSSIAAALMDMYQSMGDALAQQYGGSAAHNTVFPERQGKWKATTQSREFLKSIKRYYSNAYTDGEKQDAINLFLGYFQPQEGKPALWELDSDYYLHVSGIGDDLIPEKCSEPNLKPSGRVGIVFTPVPACRDDFSRIKLTSFDKLIEKTCSTIKNVRLCSELDQKPGGGSGNSGVAPDAAEIQLKSPNWLFGQRKYEEGSSTAKVASRETEIEGSHANGFCNLNWLSSGNDMNEEDVFQRYFTMTSVDEANGWYGGTLLGDQDESSEIYKHYAELCQGPALELFQNDPEREQHYADALMSSSEIVNDAAIAAEMEATLKEYDQVGADLGIIPSSCKFFADDPSWLTRWLIGEEKVPRIS
- the LOC130748006 gene encoding phosphatidylinositol-3-phosphatase SAC1 isoform X3, which encodes MQSLQNNVLSNQQPGMPYDNIFVWNAYLTQPIRSRCNNTIWTIALVHGHFRQIRLSIFGRDFSVSLISRRSRHFAGTRYLKRGVNDRGRVANDVETEQIVLDEEAGSCKGKMSSVVQMRGSIPLFWSQEASRFSPKPDIILQRYDPTYQATKLHFEDLAMRYGNPIIVLNLIKTVEKRPREMMLRREFANAVGYLNQILPVEHHLRFIHWDFHKFAKSKSANVLAVLGAVASEALDLTGFYYSGKPSIIKRANKSNQTSTGRETSLRDLRASSGDLARIGSNSEILNSMVKRDRETDMNHENKKDNFSSEAPHFQSGVLRTNCIDCLDRTNVAQYAYGLQALGRQLHAMGLTDVPKVDPDSSIAAALMDMYQSMGDALAQQYGGSAAHNTVFPERQGKWKATTQSREFLKSIKRYYSNAYTDGEKQDAINLFLGYFQPQEGKPALWELDSDYYLHVSGIGDDLIPEKCSEPNLKPSGRVGIVFTPVPACRDDFSRIKLTSFDKLIEKTCSTIKNVRLCSELDQKPGGGSGNSGVAPDAAEIQLKSPNWLFGQRKYEEGSSTAKVASRETEIEGSHANGFCNLNWLSSGNDMNEEDVFQRYFTMTSVDEANGWYGGTLLGDQDESSEIYKHYAELCQGPALELFQNDPEREQHYADALMSSSEIVNDAAIAAEMEATLKEYDQVGADLGIIPSSCKFFADDPSWLTRWLIGEEKVPRIS